In a genomic window of Halorussus salilacus:
- a CDS encoding M20 family metallo-hydrolase, which translates to MHVDTERLRADIEANAEFGAIEAAEGRGRTVLTGTDANREAREHFVERLEDAGLDVRIDAVGNVAGRWTPDSADPDADPVAAGSHLDSVPEGGIFDGPLGVYSALEAVRAMQDADLDPARPVEVVSFTEEEGQQFAGGLLGSSVAVGDRSVEEALALTNDEGTTLESALESMGFRGEGRLDASAWDAWLELHVEQSERLEDAGVPVGVVTAITGITHCDATIRGEADHAGATPMGDRTDALAAASEFVLDIERAANEVVAAVSDTAVGTVGKLDVSPNATNVVPGRVELGVDIRDVEYESMDEIVGRARRSLARLERERGVETEFDRPFDLEPSPMSDRVRNAAHDAGEAAGIATMDLHSGAAHDTQRIAGVTDAGLLFAPSRDGISHNPREWTDWDDCADATRVLAGALAELAGGDD; encoded by the coding sequence ATGCACGTCGACACCGAGCGACTCCGCGCCGACATCGAGGCCAACGCCGAGTTCGGCGCGATAGAGGCGGCGGAGGGCCGAGGCCGGACCGTCCTCACGGGCACCGACGCCAACCGCGAAGCTCGCGAGCACTTCGTCGAGCGACTGGAGGACGCCGGACTCGACGTGCGAATCGACGCCGTGGGGAACGTCGCTGGGCGGTGGACCCCCGACAGCGCCGACCCCGACGCCGACCCCGTGGCCGCGGGTAGCCACCTCGACTCGGTGCCGGAGGGCGGCATCTTCGACGGTCCGCTCGGGGTCTACTCGGCGCTCGAAGCCGTCCGGGCGATGCAGGATGCAGACCTCGACCCCGCCCGCCCGGTCGAGGTCGTCTCGTTCACCGAGGAGGAGGGCCAGCAGTTCGCCGGGGGGCTCCTGGGGTCGTCGGTCGCTGTCGGCGACCGCAGCGTCGAGGAGGCGCTCGCGCTGACGAACGACGAGGGAACCACCCTCGAATCCGCGCTCGAATCGATGGGGTTCCGGGGCGAGGGCCGCCTCGACGCGAGCGCGTGGGACGCGTGGCTCGAACTCCACGTCGAGCAGAGCGAGCGACTGGAGGACGCCGGGGTCCCGGTGGGCGTGGTCACCGCCATCACGGGCATCACCCACTGCGACGCCACCATCCGCGGGGAGGCCGACCACGCCGGAGCGACCCCGATGGGCGACCGGACCGACGCGCTGGCGGCCGCCAGCGAGTTCGTCCTCGACATCGAACGCGCGGCGAACGAGGTTGTCGCGGCGGTCAGCGACACCGCGGTCGGGACCGTCGGAAAGCTGGACGTGTCCCCGAACGCGACCAACGTCGTGCCCGGTAGAGTCGAGTTGGGCGTCGATATCCGGGACGTCGAGTACGAGTCGATGGACGAGATCGTCGGGCGCGCTCGGCGGAGCCTCGCGCGCCTCGAACGCGAGCGCGGGGTCGAGACCGAGTTCGACCGGCCCTTCGACCTCGAACCATCGCCGATGAGCGACCGAGTCCGGAACGCGGCCCACGACGCGGGCGAGGCCGCCGGAATCGCGACGATGGACCTCCACTCCGGGGCGGCCCACGACACCCAGCGCATCGCGGGCGTGACCGACGCGGGCCTGCTTTTTGCGCCCTCGCGGGACGGCATCTCGCACAATCCCCGGGAGTGGACCGACTGGGACGACTGCGCCGACGCGACGCGGGTGCTGGCGGGGGCGCTGGCGGAACTGGCGGGTGGCGACGACTGA
- a CDS encoding O-methyltransferase, whose translation MTEILPDETERFVRAMVTETDETLAEMEAHGEEIGFPTVGPEVGAFLRLAARMVDASRIFEFGSGFGYSAYWFAEALPEDGEIVLTEHDPDELERAREFLARGGYADRATFEDGDALETIARYDGPFDVVLVDCHKRGYPDALDAVAEKVADGGVIIADNAMESGIQDFETILEILEGGDPEGADEDTRGIAEYLLAVRDDEAFDTAAIPLGEGIAVSYRR comes from the coding sequence GTGACCGAGATACTGCCCGACGAGACCGAACGGTTCGTCCGCGCGATGGTGACCGAGACCGACGAGACGCTCGCGGAGATGGAGGCCCACGGCGAGGAGATCGGGTTTCCAACCGTGGGCCCCGAGGTCGGCGCGTTCCTGCGACTCGCCGCCCGGATGGTCGACGCCAGCAGAATCTTCGAGTTCGGGTCGGGCTTTGGCTACTCGGCCTACTGGTTCGCCGAGGCCCTGCCCGAGGACGGCGAAATCGTCCTGACCGAACACGACCCCGACGAACTCGAACGCGCGCGCGAGTTCCTCGCCCGCGGGGGCTACGCCGACCGCGCGACCTTCGAGGACGGCGACGCCCTCGAAACGATAGCGCGCTACGACGGCCCCTTCGACGTGGTGCTAGTCGACTGCCACAAGCGCGGCTACCCCGACGCCCTCGACGCGGTGGCCGAGAAGGTGGCCGACGGCGGCGTGATAATCGCCGACAACGCGATGGAGAGCGGCATTCAGGACTTCGAGACGATTCTGGAGATACTGGAAGGCGGCGACCCCGAAGGGGCCGACGAGGATACCCGAGGTATCGCGGAGTACCTGCTGGCGGTCCGGGACGACGAGGCGTTCGACACCGCGGCGATTCCGCTGGGAGAGGGCATCGCGGTGAGCTACAGGCGGTAG
- a CDS encoding hemolysin family protein, with protein MVDVAVSLGRLLLAFFLVFLNGFFVASEFAYVRVRSTSVEQMVDEGRTGAETLQEAVDNLDNYLAVTQLGITIASLGLGWVGEPAVAALIEPFLGSVLPESLVHLVAFAVGFGFITFLHVVFGELAPKTIAIAQAERIAVLVSPAMKFFYYVFYPGLIVFNGTANAFTRLLGVPPASETDETLEEEEILMVLSRSGREGHVDKAEVEMIEAVFELDDVSVREVMVPRPDVVSVPADLPLPELRTLIIESGHTRYPVVDADDGTDVVGYLDVKDVLRVGESTDSDAEEAAVSAGDLARELPVVPETGAVDDLLREFQTEHSQMAAVIDEWGSFEGIVTIEDLVEQVVGDLRDQFDTDAREPSIEPRGDGSYAVDGGVAVSDVNAELDAEFEVEDFGTIGGLVLDRLGRAPEVGDRVEADGYTLEVAAVDGARVSAVVVREGTPESEASE; from the coding sequence ATGGTAGACGTCGCGGTCTCGCTCGGGCGACTCTTGCTCGCGTTCTTCCTCGTGTTCCTCAACGGTTTCTTCGTCGCCTCGGAGTTCGCCTACGTCCGGGTCCGCTCGACCAGCGTCGAGCAGATGGTCGACGAGGGCCGGACCGGTGCCGAGACGCTACAGGAGGCGGTCGACAACCTCGACAACTACCTCGCGGTCACCCAGCTCGGAATCACCATCGCCTCGCTGGGGCTGGGGTGGGTCGGCGAGCCCGCGGTGGCGGCGCTCATCGAGCCGTTCCTAGGGTCGGTGCTCCCCGAGAGCCTCGTCCACCTCGTCGCGTTCGCGGTCGGCTTCGGGTTCATCACGTTCCTCCACGTCGTGTTCGGCGAACTCGCGCCCAAGACCATCGCCATCGCGCAGGCCGAGCGCATCGCGGTGCTGGTCTCGCCCGCGATGAAGTTCTTCTACTACGTGTTCTACCCCGGCCTGATCGTGTTCAACGGCACCGCAAACGCCTTCACGCGGTTGCTCGGGGTTCCGCCCGCATCCGAGACCGACGAGACCCTCGAAGAGGAGGAGATACTCATGGTGCTGTCGCGGTCGGGTCGGGAGGGCCACGTTGACAAGGCGGAGGTCGAGATGATAGAGGCCGTCTTCGAACTCGACGACGTCTCGGTCCGCGAGGTCATGGTCCCGCGTCCCGACGTGGTGAGCGTCCCCGCCGACCTCCCCCTGCCCGAACTCCGGACGCTGATAATCGAGTCGGGCCACACCCGATACCCGGTCGTGGACGCGGATGACGGCACCGACGTGGTCGGCTACCTCGACGTGAAGGACGTGCTTCGAGTGGGCGAGTCGACCGACTCGGACGCCGAGGAGGCCGCCGTCTCGGCCGGGGACCTCGCGCGCGAACTGCCGGTGGTCCCCGAGACGGGTGCCGTCGACGACCTCCTGAGGGAGTTCCAGACCGAACACAGCCAGATGGCCGCGGTCATCGACGAGTGGGGGTCGTTCGAGGGTATCGTGACGATAGAGGACCTGGTCGAGCAGGTGGTCGGCGACCTCCGCGACCAGTTCGACACCGACGCGCGCGAGCCCTCAATCGAGCCGCGCGGTGACGGCTCCTACGCGGTCGACGGCGGCGTCGCCGTCTCCGATGTCAACGCCGAGCTCGACGCCGAGTTCGAGGTCGAGGACTTCGGCACAATCGGCGGGCTCGTGCTCGACCGACTCGGGCGCGCCCCCGAGGTCGGCGACCGGGTCGAGGCCGACGGCTACACCCTGGAGGTCGCGGCGGTCGATGGCGCGCGGGTCTCGGCGGTGGTCGTCCGGGAGGGGACCCCCGAGAGCGAGGCGTCGGAGTGA
- a CDS encoding GAF domain-containing protein — MTETESTTIRVLHIDDDLEFAELVGLYLERERDVLDVTAVDSARDALDWLASEEFDCVVSDYEMPVTDGLELLDAVREEYPGLPFVLFTGKGSEEIASEAISAGVTDYLQKRSGTDQYAVLANRVVNAVESRRSERELAESRQRYQTLVEKSDDAIFVLRGVEFAFVNDRLSELTGYDRSELQGTNALDIVHPDDRERASDIAARRREGREVPDTYEVRLESKSGAVRHCELSVEPITYEGEYAVLGFARDVSDQKTYESTLEVLHDATRELMRAETKPEVCDIAVETARAELELPLTGGWLYDEASERLDPVATTDESESVVGDHPAFEPGESLAWRVYETGDPAVFDDVRDEEPVHNPDSDIRSEAILPLGEHGVLVSGATEVGAFDELDCDFLELLATNTETALERAEREATHRQLTSELRESKRKIEQLHGIATRIEACESAQSIYDLTVDAAERILEFDICIVDVEEDGLLETKSMSTGILAEETPTMSVEEGIAGRTYRTGESFRYDDIREVPEAKPQADYRSIISIPIGEYGVFQAVADGVGFFDERDVELAELLLSHTTEALRRVERERQLRESEANLRQQKERLEEFASIVSHDLRNPLNVAKGNLEYLLDDPAGEGSVPPDSDGRDRLAKAESALDRMDSIVQDVLALARQGQVVDDPETVRLDVQAERAWTNVATPDATLAVESQRRVEADPSRLQQLFENLFRNSIEHGDSNVTVRVLDLDATDPSAVGFAVEDDGPGISAADREDVFESEYSTAEDGTGFGLAIVDRIAAAHGWSVSVAEGRDGGARFEVRTGE; from the coding sequence ATGACCGAGACGGAGTCGACGACGATTCGGGTCCTCCACATCGACGACGACCTGGAGTTCGCCGAACTCGTCGGCCTGTACCTCGAACGCGAGCGCGATGTCCTCGACGTCACCGCGGTCGATTCGGCGCGAGACGCGCTCGACTGGCTCGCGAGCGAGGAGTTCGACTGCGTCGTCAGCGACTACGAGATGCCCGTGACCGACGGTCTCGAACTCCTCGATGCGGTCCGGGAGGAGTACCCCGGCCTGCCGTTCGTCCTCTTCACGGGGAAGGGAAGCGAGGAGATCGCGAGCGAGGCCATCTCGGCGGGCGTGACCGACTACCTCCAGAAGCGGTCGGGGACCGACCAGTACGCGGTGCTGGCCAACCGCGTGGTCAACGCCGTCGAGAGCCGACGCTCCGAGCGCGAACTCGCAGAGAGCAGGCAACGCTATCAGACCCTCGTCGAGAAGAGCGACGATGCGATATTCGTCCTTCGGGGCGTCGAGTTCGCGTTCGTCAACGACCGCCTCTCCGAACTCACGGGGTACGACCGGTCCGAACTGCAGGGGACGAACGCCCTCGACATCGTCCACCCAGACGACCGCGAGCGGGCGTCGGACATCGCGGCCCGGCGACGCGAGGGCCGAGAGGTGCCCGACACCTACGAGGTCCGCCTCGAATCGAAGTCCGGAGCGGTCCGCCACTGCGAACTCAGCGTGGAGCCGATCACCTACGAGGGAGAGTACGCGGTGCTCGGATTCGCTCGCGACGTTTCCGACCAGAAGACGTACGAGTCGACGCTCGAAGTCCTCCACGACGCGACCCGGGAACTGATGCGCGCCGAGACCAAGCCGGAAGTCTGCGACATCGCGGTCGAGACCGCGCGAGCCGAACTCGAACTCCCGCTGACTGGCGGTTGGCTCTACGACGAGGCGTCCGAACGGCTCGACCCCGTCGCCACGACCGACGAGAGCGAGTCGGTCGTCGGGGACCATCCCGCGTTCGAACCCGGCGAGAGCCTCGCGTGGCGCGTCTACGAGACCGGCGACCCCGCCGTCTTCGACGACGTTCGCGACGAAGAGCCGGTCCACAACCCCGATTCGGACATCCGCAGCGAAGCCATCCTGCCGCTGGGCGAACACGGGGTCCTCGTCTCGGGAGCGACGGAGGTCGGCGCGTTCGACGAGTTGGACTGCGACTTCCTCGAACTCCTCGCGACGAACACCGAGACGGCTCTGGAGCGGGCCGAGCGCGAGGCCACCCACCGACAGCTCACGTCCGAACTCCGCGAGAGCAAGCGGAAGATCGAACAGCTCCACGGCATCGCGACTCGGATAGAGGCCTGCGAGTCGGCCCAGTCGATATACGACCTCACGGTCGACGCCGCCGAGCGCATCCTGGAGTTCGACATCTGCATCGTGGACGTAGAGGAGGACGGTCTGCTGGAGACCAAGAGCATGTCCACCGGCATCCTCGCCGAGGAGACCCCGACGATGTCGGTCGAGGAGGGCATCGCGGGACGGACCTACCGGACCGGCGAGTCGTTCCGCTACGACGACATCCGGGAGGTCCCCGAGGCGAAACCGCAGGCCGACTACCGGTCGATTATCAGCATCCCCATCGGGGAGTACGGCGTCTTTCAGGCGGTCGCCGACGGCGTCGGCTTCTTCGACGAGCGGGACGTGGAACTCGCCGAACTCCTGCTGTCGCACACCACCGAGGCGTTGCGGCGGGTCGAGCGCGAGCGCCAGCTCCGCGAGAGCGAGGCGAACCTCCGCCAGCAGAAAGAGCGCCTCGAAGAGTTCGCCAGCATCGTCTCCCACGACCTCCGCAACCCCCTCAACGTCGCGAAGGGCAACCTCGAATACCTCCTCGACGACCCCGCCGGGGAGGGGTCTGTCCCGCCGGATTCGGACGGTCGCGACCGCCTCGCGAAAGCCGAGTCGGCGCTCGACCGGATGGACTCCATCGTTCAGGACGTGCTGGCGCTCGCCCGTCAGGGGCAGGTCGTCGACGACCCCGAGACGGTCCGGCTCGACGTGCAGGCCGAGCGCGCGTGGACGAACGTCGCGACGCCCGACGCGACGCTGGCGGTCGAGTCCCAGCGGCGGGTCGAGGCCGACCCGAGTCGATTACAGCAGTTGTTCGAGAACCTCTTTCGCAACTCTATCGAGCACGGCGACTCGAACGTGACGGTCCGCGTCCTCGACCTCGACGCGACCGACCCGTCGGCGGTCGGGTTCGCCGTCGAGGACGACGGGCCGGGAATCTCGGCGGCCGACCGCGAGGACGTCTTCGAGTCGGAGTACTCGACCGCCGAGGACGGGACCGGATTCGGCCTCGCCATCGTCGACCGAATCGCGGCGGCCCACGGCTGGAGCGTCTCGGTCGCCGAGGGCCGGGACGGCGGTGCCCGGTTCGAGGTCCGAACCGGGGAGTGA
- a CDS encoding creatininase family protein, translated as MYLADRTWPELGDYVAEESLAVVPLGSTEQHGPHLPLSTDHRIAESLARAAASRAGYLCTPTVNVGVSVHHKQFHGTMWADPPEFRDYVESFSRNLAYHGIDRIVFVNAHGGNQTHLREVGRRLREDEVAYAVEWMWDESIPELVDDLFAVNGPHGGPKETAMMMHIDPDLVREEKLEDARDGGASDWPDDDAYVHGARNFYDSIDNTENGVLGDQTDATPEKGERLFEAATDQLVRLLEWIDGREFRDLMAKPHVDPQPGSRR; from the coding sequence ATGTATCTCGCCGACAGGACGTGGCCGGAGTTGGGCGACTACGTCGCCGAGGAGTCGCTGGCGGTCGTCCCCCTCGGGTCGACCGAACAGCACGGCCCCCACCTGCCGCTGTCGACCGACCACCGCATCGCCGAGTCGCTGGCGCGGGCGGCCGCCTCTCGGGCGGGCTACCTCTGTACCCCCACCGTGAACGTCGGGGTCAGCGTCCACCACAAGCAGTTCCACGGCACGATGTGGGCCGACCCGCCGGAGTTCCGCGACTACGTCGAGAGCTTCTCGCGCAATCTCGCGTACCACGGCATCGACCGCATCGTCTTCGTCAACGCCCACGGCGGCAATCAGACCCACCTCCGCGAGGTCGGCCGCCGACTGCGCGAGGACGAGGTGGCCTACGCGGTCGAGTGGATGTGGGACGAGTCCATCCCCGAACTCGTGGACGACCTGTTCGCGGTCAACGGCCCCCACGGCGGGCCGAAGGAGACCGCGATGATGATGCACATCGACCCCGACCTCGTGCGCGAGGAGAAGTTGGAGGACGCCCGCGACGGCGGCGCGTCCGACTGGCCCGACGACGACGCCTACGTCCACGGCGCGCGGAATTTCTACGACTCCATCGACAACACCGAAAACGGGGTGCTGGGCGACCAGACCGACGCCACGCCCGAGAAGGGCGAGCGACTGTTCGAGGCCGCGACCGACCAGCTGGTCCGGCTGTTGGAGTGGATAGACGGCCGGGAGTTCCGGGACCTGATGGCGAAGCCCCACGTCGACCCACAGCCCGGCAGTCGGCGGTAG
- a CDS encoding winged helix-turn-helix transcriptional regulator, with protein sequence MTDCLDSDAPPSAKLVVKVLEYSDEPLTQGEIADRTRLSPRTVRSSVKRLKEDGVVEEQVYIPDARKQIYVLDDSVEECLQACEGTADEVEAV encoded by the coding sequence ATGACCGACTGCCTCGATTCCGACGCCCCGCCGAGCGCGAAGCTCGTCGTGAAGGTACTGGAGTACAGCGACGAACCACTCACGCAGGGCGAGATCGCCGACCGGACCCGCCTGTCGCCCCGGACCGTCCGCAGCTCCGTCAAGCGACTCAAAGAGGACGGCGTGGTCGAGGAGCAGGTGTACATCCCCGACGCCCGCAAGCAGATATACGTCCTCGACGACTCGGTCGAGGAGTGCCTGCAGGCGTGCGAGGGAACAGCCGACGAGGTCGAGGCGGTCTGA
- a CDS encoding nucleoside triphosphate pyrophosphohydrolase, producing MTEYDKLVRDRIPDIVAENGEQAVVHVAEGAEYRERLREKLCEEAAEFRETGDPEELADVLEVLAAIRDAEGFDRGELERLRAEKADERGGFEDGVVLERVE from the coding sequence ATGACGGAATACGACAAGCTCGTCCGAGACCGAATCCCCGATATCGTCGCCGAGAACGGCGAGCAGGCCGTGGTCCACGTCGCCGAGGGGGCCGAGTACCGCGAGCGACTCCGCGAGAAACTCTGCGAGGAGGCCGCGGAGTTCCGCGAGACCGGCGACCCCGAGGAACTCGCCGACGTGCTGGAGGTGCTGGCGGCGATCCGGGACGCCGAGGGGTTCGACCGCGGGGAACTGGAGCGACTCCGGGCCGAGAAGGCAGACGAGCGCGGGGGCTTCGAGGATGGCGTGGTTCTGGAACGGGTGGAGTAG
- the thiC gene encoding phosphomethylpyrimidine synthase ThiC, with translation MTQLRHAERGIVTEEMERVAERERVDPEFVRQQVADGRAVIPANKEHDRLDPMVIGRAFATKVNANIGNSESESGIEAEAEKLHTAVHYGADTVMDLSTGGDLDAIREANVGRSPVPVGTVPVYEAVKRAESVADITPDLLLDVVEKQARQGVDYQTIHAGVLAEHLPLTDGRKTGIVSRGGSILAEWMEENGAQNPLYTHFEDICEIFAEYDVTFSLGDGLRPGCLADASDDAQFAELETLGELTRIARSHDVQVMVEGPGHVPMDEIAENVERQQEVCDGAPFYVLGPLVTDVAPGYDHITSAIGATEAARAGAAMLCYVTPKEHLGLPDAEDVREGLAAYRIAAHAADVANGREGARDWDDALSEARYAFDWERQFDLALDPERARSYHDQTLPGDNYKEARFCSMCGAEFCSMRIDQDAREAGDLDSLDDETDLATSAAAEVNRPPVGTHDADPVEGVDLDREYPTADD, from the coding sequence ATGACGCAACTGCGCCACGCCGAACGCGGCATCGTGACCGAGGAGATGGAGCGCGTCGCCGAGCGCGAGCGAGTCGACCCGGAGTTCGTCCGCCAGCAGGTCGCCGACGGGCGGGCCGTGATTCCCGCCAACAAAGAGCACGACCGACTCGACCCGATGGTCATCGGACGGGCGTTCGCCACGAAGGTCAACGCCAACATCGGCAACAGCGAGTCCGAGAGCGGAATCGAAGCGGAGGCAGAGAAGCTCCACACCGCGGTCCACTACGGTGCCGACACGGTGATGGACCTCTCGACCGGTGGCGACCTCGACGCCATCCGGGAGGCCAACGTCGGCCGGTCGCCGGTGCCGGTCGGCACGGTCCCTGTCTACGAGGCGGTTAAACGCGCCGAGAGCGTCGCCGACATCACGCCCGACCTCCTGCTCGACGTCGTCGAGAAGCAGGCCCGGCAGGGCGTCGATTACCAGACGATTCACGCCGGGGTGCTGGCCGAACACCTCCCGCTGACCGACGGCCGGAAGACCGGCATCGTCTCGCGGGGCGGGTCCATCCTCGCGGAGTGGATGGAAGAGAACGGGGCCCAGAACCCCCTCTACACCCACTTCGAGGACATCTGCGAGATATTCGCCGAGTACGACGTGACGTTCTCGCTCGGCGACGGCCTCCGGCCGGGGTGTCTGGCCGACGCGAGCGACGACGCCCAGTTCGCGGAACTGGAGACCCTCGGAGAGCTCACCCGAATCGCCCGGAGCCACGACGTGCAGGTGATGGTCGAGGGACCGGGTCACGTCCCGATGGACGAGATCGCCGAGAACGTCGAGCGCCAGCAGGAGGTCTGCGACGGCGCGCCCTTCTACGTCCTCGGGCCGCTGGTGACCGACGTCGCGCCCGGCTACGACCACATCACCAGCGCCATCGGCGCGACAGAGGCCGCCCGCGCGGGGGCCGCGATGCTGTGCTACGTCACGCCGAAGGAACACCTCGGTCTGCCCGACGCCGAGGACGTGCGGGAGGGGCTAGCGGCCTACCGCATCGCGGCCCACGCCGCCGACGTGGCGAACGGCCGGGAAGGCGCGCGCGACTGGGACGACGCCCTCTCGGAGGCCCGGTACGCCTTCGACTGGGAGCGCCAGTTCGACCTCGCGCTCGACCCCGAGCGCGCCCGGTCGTACCACGACCAGACGCTCCCCGGCGACAACTACAAGGAGGCGCGCTTCTGCTCGATGTGCGGCGCGGAGTTCTGCTCGATGCGCATCGACCAGGACGCGCGCGAAGCGGGCGACCTCGATTCGCTCGACGACGAGACCGACCTCGCAACATCGGCGGCCGCGGAGGTCAATCGCCCGCCGGTCGGCACCCACGACGCCGACCCGGTCGAGGGGGTGGACCTCGACCGAGAGTATCCGACCGCCGACGACTGA
- a CDS encoding potassium channel family protein gives MNSWRRRTVYYLLTLAGIILAFSVAYDYGMTVLENRPQPFHHSLQVVVETFTTTGYGSNAPWETPEMTAFVVLMDLTGVVLIFMALPIFVVPLFEEAVSTTLPTGVDDLEDHVVVCSFSPRVEALIAELDSWDVAYVVVEPDRERALDLYESGLEVVHGDPQSVETLRNANVASATALVADADDEEDVGIALTAREADPDVRIVSVVEEPEMITYHELAGVEEALCPRRLLGESLADKVTTRVSADLDEAVDIGEDFEVAEIPVQRDSDLVGTTLADGPLREPSDATVVGAWVDGVFETPPSPDDDLTAGTILLVAGSRSQLERLRELTDSSVRPPRREEVIVVGYGEVGSTVGEELAGAGVSYTAVDIEDAPGVDVVGDATDPETLVEAGIEDARTVVLTLADDTLTGFATLVVRDLDPDVEVLARAEETENVRKIYRAGADYVLALSTVSGRMLASTILEDEEVLSMDEQVEIVRTTAPKLAGRTLAEADVRARTGCTVIAVERDGEVVTDLGPEFRLQRDDDVVIAGTDESVGRFTALAN, from the coding sequence ATGAACTCGTGGCGACGCCGGACGGTCTACTACCTCCTGACGCTCGCGGGGATAATCCTCGCGTTCTCGGTCGCCTACGACTACGGGATGACGGTGCTGGAGAACCGCCCCCAACCGTTTCACCACTCGCTTCAGGTCGTCGTCGAGACGTTCACCACGACGGGCTACGGGTCGAACGCGCCGTGGGAGACCCCCGAGATGACCGCGTTCGTCGTCCTGATGGACCTCACCGGGGTCGTCCTCATCTTCATGGCCCTGCCGATATTCGTCGTCCCGTTGTTCGAGGAGGCGGTCTCGACCACCCTCCCGACCGGGGTCGACGACCTCGAAGACCACGTCGTGGTCTGCTCGTTCTCGCCGCGTGTCGAGGCGCTCATCGCCGAACTCGACTCGTGGGACGTCGCGTACGTCGTGGTCGAACCCGACCGCGAGCGCGCGCTCGACCTCTACGAATCCGGGTTGGAGGTCGTCCACGGCGACCCCCAGTCGGTCGAGACCCTCCGGAACGCGAACGTCGCGTCGGCGACCGCGTTGGTCGCCGACGCCGACGACGAGGAGGACGTGGGCATCGCGCTCACCGCTCGCGAGGCCGACCCGGACGTGCGAATCGTGAGCGTGGTCGAGGAGCCCGAGATGATCACCTACCACGAACTCGCGGGCGTCGAGGAGGCGCTCTGCCCCCGGCGACTCCTCGGCGAGAGCCTCGCCGACAAGGTCACGACGCGCGTCTCGGCCGACCTCGACGAGGCGGTCGACATCGGCGAGGACTTCGAGGTGGCCGAGATACCGGTCCAGCGCGACAGCGACCTCGTTGGGACCACGCTGGCCGACGGCCCGCTTCGCGAGCCATCGGACGCGACCGTGGTCGGCGCGTGGGTCGACGGCGTCTTCGAGACGCCGCCGTCGCCCGACGACGACCTGACCGCCGGGACCATCCTGCTGGTCGCGGGCAGTCGGTCCCAGCTCGAACGACTCAGAGAGCTGACCGACTCCTCGGTCCGACCGCCCCGGCGGGAAGAGGTCATCGTGGTGGGGTACGGCGAGGTCGGCTCGACCGTGGGCGAGGAGCTCGCGGGCGCGGGAGTGTCCTACACCGCGGTCGACATCGAGGACGCCCCCGGCGTCGACGTGGTCGGCGACGCGACCGACCCCGAGACGCTCGTGGAGGCCGGAATCGAGGACGCCCGGACGGTCGTGTTGACGCTGGCCGACGACACCCTCACGGGGTTCGCGACGCTGGTCGTTCGCGACCTCGACCCGGACGTGGAGGTGCTGGCCCGCGCCGAGGAGACCGAGAACGTCCGGAAGATATACCGGGCGGGTGCCGACTACGTGCTGGCGCTCTCGACCGTCTCGGGCCGGATGTTGGCTTCCACGATTCTGGAGGACGAGGAGGTCCTCTCGATGGACGAGCAGGTCGAGATCGTCCGGACGACCGCGCCGAAGCTGGCGGGCCGGACCCTCGCGGAGGCAGACGTGCGAGCGCGCACGGGGTGTACCGTGATAGCCGTCGAACGAGACGGCGAGGTCGTGACCGACCTCGGCCCGGAGTTCCGACTCCAGCGCGACGACGACGTGGTGATCGCCGGGACCGACGAGAGCGTGGGCCGGTTCACGGCGCTGGCGAACTAG